The following DNA comes from Microbacterium terregens.
AGGAGATTCGATGGCCGACGCCGGCAGCATGCGTGCCCGGTACCGCAGGATCCTGCGGTTCGCGGCGCGTTACCTGGTTCAGGCGTGGTGGTTCGAGTTGACCCTGCCCAGGATCGGGCTGGAACGGGTCGCCGCGCGCGGGAGGACGGCGCGGTTGCAGCGCATCGCGCAGCGCTTCCACGTGCTGGCCGTCGACCTCGGTGGTCTGATGATCAAGGTGGGACAGTTCATGTCGTCCCGGCTCGACGTCCTGCCACCCGAGATCACCAAGGAGCTCGAGGGCCTGCAGGACGAGGTTCCGCCGGTTCCGTTCCCGCCGATCCGCGAGCTGGCCGAAGCCGAGCTGGGGGTTCCGCTCGCACGCGCGTATTCGTTCGTCGACCCGGTGCCGCTGGCCGCGGCATCCCTCGGTCAGGCGCACCGCGCACGACTGTCGGATGCCGATGCCCAAGACTCCGGGATGACCGACGTCGTCGTGAAGATCCAGCGGCCGGGGATCGAGAGGATCGTCGATGTCGACCTCCGCGCGCTGCGTCGCGTCGCCGGGTGGCTCAGTCGCGTGAAGGTCGTCTCGGACCGCGTGGACATGCCCGCACTCGTCGAGGAATTCGCGCAGACCAGCCTCGAAGAGATCGAGTACCTCCACGAAGCCGCCAACGCCGAGCGCTTCACGGAAATGTTCGCCGGCGACCCTCGCGTGAGCGTTCCTCGGATCGTCTGGGAGCGCACCACTCGCCGGGTGCTGACCCTCGAAGACGTCACGGCGATCAAGATCAACGACGTCGAGGCGTTGCGTGCTGCGGGTATCGACCCCTCAGAGGTCGCGCAGGAATTCGCGGCCGTCATGTTCGACCAGCTCTTCCAACACGGCTATTTCCACGCCGACCCGCATCCCGGCAACATCTTCGTCACCCCGCTGATCGGGGGAGCGGATGCCGGGAGCCGGGCGTGGAATCTGACCTTCATCGACTTCGGCATGATGGGCGAGGTCCCGGACGGTCTGCGCCGAGGATTGCAGAAGGTGCTCATCGCCGCCGCTTCGCGCAATGGCAAGGGGCTCGTCGACGGCATCCGCGAGGTCGGCGTGCTGCTGCCGTCCGCGGATACCAGCGAGCTTGAGCGCGCGATGACGAAGCTGTTCGGACGGTTCGGCGGGATGGGGTTCGCCGAACTGCAGGAAGTAGACCCGCGCGAGTTCCGCGATTTCGCGGTCGAGTTCGGTGATGTCGTCCGCACGCTGCCGTTCCAGCTGCCCGAGAACTTCCTGCTCATCATCCGCGCGATGGGACTCACCTCGGGCATGTGCAGCGCTCTTGACCCCCAGTTCAACATCTGGGACGCGATCGAGCCCTACGCCGCCCGGCTCATCCGGGACGAGAGCGGCAACATCCTGCAGGGGTTCGTGAAGCAGGCGGGGTCGGCCGCGGGACTCGTCGCACGGCTGCCCCAGCGCCTCGATGACCTCGCGACACGGATCGAGGACGGCCGGCTCACGGCGCAGAGTCCCCGGCTCGAACGTCGGATCGGACGCCTCGAGCGCACCGGTCGGCGTGTCATCTCCGCAGTCCTGTTCGCCGCGCTGTTCATCGGCGGGATCCTGCTGCGCGCAGAGGATGTCGTGTTCGGCACGGTGGTCATGGCGGTCTCGGTCCTGCCACTGCTGCACGCGCTGTTCGCGGGCTGGGTCACCCGCCGGCTGCCGTAGAGCTTCGCGCTCCGGCGCCGTCGTCAGTTGCGCAGGCCCACCCGGTCCGGGATCTCGAAAGGCAGATGGGGGAGCCAGGACGCCGGGTCGGGCCAGGGCCGCGATGACGGCAGATGACTCAGCAGACGCCGGATGGCGGCATCCGTCACCGTCGCCGGCGCGGGTGAGGCGAGCACGCGCTGGGGGGCGTGG
Coding sequences within:
- a CDS encoding ABC1 kinase family protein; translation: MADAGSMRARYRRILRFAARYLVQAWWFELTLPRIGLERVAARGRTARLQRIAQRFHVLAVDLGGLMIKVGQFMSSRLDVLPPEITKELEGLQDEVPPVPFPPIRELAEAELGVPLARAYSFVDPVPLAAASLGQAHRARLSDADAQDSGMTDVVVKIQRPGIERIVDVDLRALRRVAGWLSRVKVVSDRVDMPALVEEFAQTSLEEIEYLHEAANAERFTEMFAGDPRVSVPRIVWERTTRRVLTLEDVTAIKINDVEALRAAGIDPSEVAQEFAAVMFDQLFQHGYFHADPHPGNIFVTPLIGGADAGSRAWNLTFIDFGMMGEVPDGLRRGLQKVLIAAASRNGKGLVDGIREVGVLLPSADTSELERAMTKLFGRFGGMGFAELQEVDPREFRDFAVEFGDVVRTLPFQLPENFLLIIRAMGLTSGMCSALDPQFNIWDAIEPYAARLIRDESGNILQGFVKQAGSAAGLVARLPQRLDDLATRIEDGRLTAQSPRLERRIGRLERTGRRVISAVLFAALFIGGILLRAEDVVFGTVVMAVSVLPLLHALFAGWVTRRLP